ttccgggattgctccgttgccgccggaaattccccaggatttcactcattttttcggccggatgctcgttaccttccgctttcttcggttggcattttaaactccggtggatttctgaggactatggttacctgctcctcagatctctgcagggtaaatccagacagctagctagactatctgtccaatctgagttttctgttgcatgactaaaacaacttttgaatgtacacacgttccaccaaaacaagttccttcccgaggctattttgcagaggcccggagcttagctccgcccatgatgattgtgattggtttaaagaaatgccaataaaccagagcatccagaccctcctccgcagcgctgtggaggaaggtctggcaaagcgagactacagttCCTGTAATAAGTCTACAGTATAATAAACTGTAACCAAAACAGACAATCAGACCCTTAAGGACAAAAAATGTTTGATCCCACAGCCATTACAGCATTATATCACACATGCATTCTATTATATCAGGCTTTCAATCTAGAGCCCTTGcttcaattttttttccacCAGATTGAGCCATGTTCTTACGTTTGCCCTATGGGGCAAATCCATGTTGTTATCCTGGTTTCCATTCGGGGCGTTGCTGCTGTATTATGGAGCACTGCAGTATTTGATGCAATGCATAAAAATCAATGTTTTGACATATCCCAgactgcaattttttttttttaaataccccCAAGTATTTCAAATACAGAACATTATTcatttttgtgggttttttctCCCATAAAAACAGGGGCATTATAGCCGCTTtgcgaccggagggatttttgcagatcctagaacataacgttcctagaacccttttttttctcgtgttccgactggaccaatttggggattattaagttcctctggccacagttcTTGTAACTccttcagctcctacttcagggcagggtcttttctcttttcccttttcagcatatgaacctagTTGAACGAGGGttgggtttccggtacagacagaccaacaacgggacaattttaacaatttttgccatcttattcatcactaatttcacttctgacaacgttttaggcgagaaattaactgtttagatttcgaatataggcttATATCTCTTACGAacattgatgccgaattgacaatttgcttcaaagtttttggagttgagaagctccatgaagtgaggcgacagccagcaggctacagccagcaggcgcctgccccggccgctagctcgtcgctgggCCAGTTAAGCTCAGAGACGgcgctgtgagctggaggtctctcagaccgctctcgtaaataaagAGGCTTTTATtcggtttgtttgtttaaatatcacaacacatgtccatcataagattaacgggtgattaactgtggttaactgtcttttcggagttaaactccacaagcgtgtcctgcagctcgccggccgtcacacacacacacgcacacagtctcacacgcacacacgcacacgtccacagcgcagcaggcagaggcgggggagagagagatacccgtttctcttcgggacacttgtttaaattatgacaaatatgctatatacattagatttagtatttagttcatactttttttgtgtatttgttttctgatttcaacgctataaagaccgttgccgtgcttgcatctctcccttacccctcctaccagtccctatggccacttctccagtgcgaatgcaattgtaaaaaactgttagtagatctgtttagaagtggacttttcctataactacgtccctgtaactacttggtcggaaagcggctatagtggtggttagatggctgtgattataataacaaaaggtcagttcctatggacacttggccagtgtgaatgcaaatgaaaaaccggttttgggggaagagtagttagtagatctgtttagaagtggactgttcttataactacgttcctgtaactacttgttCAGAAAGAGGCTCATGTAAACACATTCAAAgggttaaaattctgaaaatgaatgaatatttggTAGTTAGGATCAGGACTGATTTTGGTTAAGAGATTAAACTCAAGGAAAATTGAAACGTTAATATTTAATTTTATGACAGACATTTTTGTCCTCTGTTTTCAAAATGAGGCAAAaggtttaaaatatttttgttaataCAGGTTCATTCTTCTCACTGTGTGgttattttcttttgtaaaatgTTGAGTAAATGACTAACAATTCAGAATTCAAGTCAAACACGGACACATTTCTAGTTGCACCTTATGAAACTTGTTTAATGAGTGtctctttataaaaaaaacacaaccagAATCATAGTCAAGTCACTGCAACAGAGACATAAAAAGGAAGTAAAAACATGACATTATAATAGGGATGAGAGATTATCACGCAGGTCACAGAGAGCTTTTGGTCGAACGCGACAAACACTCTGCTCTGATAATGAACCAGTTTAATTCCCGTATATTGTTCACACATATGAATACACATAACATAGCATTGATTcctttaaagtgttttttttttaatatcaaatacAATTCTGCTATTCAAGTTTCttttgattataaaaaaaaccctTTATATCCATATTCCATTTGATCTGAGATTATATATAGGTAAAACAGTAAATGTACAAAGACAAATGATTGAAATATATCTTATATGGTTgtggaaaaaaacaccaaataagagTGCTTTATCTAAACCACAACAATGAGGCACAAACACAAGTTATCCCAGAATGCCTACTGTATCCCAGTAACAGCTTTTTACAAGAATCCCAGCAGCAGATTAAACActtaaagcccctgacacaccaaccggacggccgaccgtcggcagaaaagccagtcggactgatcagtcggctccccgaggtccaaaaagtgcttcagaacacaccgaagcgacgcctaCATGAGCGTAGgttctgcacgtgcgcgagacgtaatacaaaaaaatgaaaaacggaaatgacaacgcgtcacgtgggtctggcttctccagctggccgataatggcggcttgttcgaaatacgatctcgtattttacgaaaatagttcaccgaaacgtgtttctgaaaacattttaagcgagaaataggccatgcagttcctgaatcggtcttcatttcagatcgacaaacgattttcgtcagattttgagaggcgttcgtcactcatcccgccATTTCCGgtgttagcactccaccaatcagattggtcattgagtccgactgcccgccctccgacccagtaagtcaggtcggccaaaacgaaggccgacggcccctccgacTGACGaaggcacggaacacaccgaacagactcgagtcaccgacctcgccagactgtccgacggccgatggtcgggttggtgtgtcagggccttaagatcATCTGAATGGGACTTCACTGGGCCAACAGCGGTACAGTGAATGCCTCCCAATCAGCTGAGAAAAGCTGAACGTGCCGATTCCTAGGTTGTTTTTTGCTGCTGCAGTAACATACAAGACAAGTTCTTATAACTTCTTGTTTAAGAGTCGTCTGTGCGTTGTAGCAAGGCCTTGATTCTCCTCATCACGACCGTCTGGATTTCAGTCAGTTTCCACGCGTCCGTCGACAGTCGGTGTGTAAATGTAGTGGTTCATCAGTGTGAGGAAATATAGTGCAATGACCCTTTAATGCAGTgttctagagctgcaaagatgaatcgattatttgtcaactattaaattaattgccaactctTTTGATAATTGATAGTTTGAGTCATTGTTTTATGAGAAAAAGCTAAATTCTCTGATtctagcttcttaaatgtgaatgttttctagtttcttcactcctctgtgacagtaaactgagtagctttgagttgtggacaaaagaagacatttgaggacgtcgtctAGGGCTTTGGCAAAcggacattttacagaccaaacatTTAATCGAgaaatcgactatgaaaataatcgatAGTTGTAGCCCTAAAGCATTCCACTTAGAAACTCAGGAATGATTTTTGGAATGCAGTTGTCTGTCACCTTAGCAGAACTAAGTACTGACGAGACATCAGCTGATAAGACACTGACTTTACAATGGTCCCTGCTTCTTCTTTGGTGTTCCCGAGCTTGGTCACTTGAATACATCACATCCATGCTGTATCTGCTTCTCTTcgtcatacttttttttttgtctctgatGTGCGTTAGTGAAGCAGCAGGATAGCAGTTCCCTTTTGAAGTGATCCAGTCCAGTCGACGGCTGCGGTCAGGTCAGATATCTGCTGTGAACATGTCAGTGTGTTCCCAGTCTTTCCTCTCATGCTCTGTTCTGTCTAACAACAGACATGTAATGAAATAAGCTGCAACTAAAGACTATTTGTGACCTGGGAACCTGTTTTCTCATCATTTTCCAACGTTCTGTATAATTGTATACAGGCTGTCGCTGATGGAAAGTCAAACAAAATCAAACCTAAAAAGCACCCAAAGCTCATTCCTGCTCACAGCTCTGTGGTGAAAGTAGTCGACAACTTTTGGTCACAACCatggaaataaaatggatagaaaggccattgaactgttggccgtggtcatttgattggtacacaacaaaatggcgattgttgttagttgtcatGGTGACAATACGCCTTAAAGCTGTAGTGCAtcgtttctgtcacccccatgaggaattctaagtaacgacaacaaaactgtcggcgcgtccacatgatacaagccttccgtgatcgcgcacgtggttgctagtagccaaggaggacacggaggatttaaaaaacatgatggactcttcagaagaggtcattatcttcacttgagtttctgcgtgggaaagtcgccggacgccacgaTCTTCTGatcatagccatactgagaaacacagagagtgtagtgtggagctgatagtcgtaattagctttgtagcaactcatttggcgatggcttgaatgtaacagacattcAATAATATCagaaagttacgcactaaagatTTAAGTTAAATTGACTAATTTAGCGGCTGGCTCCCTGCCTCGTAACGTTGCTACTCTACTGCTCGTCTGATCTGTCTTAGTATAAATatgtgagaaaaacaaaagtgtaaaaTCCTAAAGATGTCAAGATTTGTACGAATGTGTATGGAGGTTCAGTAATGCAACAGAAAAGCTTTCATTGGCCAGTATTAGCGGCTTCATCTCATGCTTCATAATCACCAGCTCATTCATCATCTGCTGGGTTGCCCGCTGATTAGCAACGTCCAATCATTTTCATGCAGGTGTACAGCGTGGTCGTTCTAATTCTTACTGTCTCTGCTGATAAACTCACGCCAACGCTGTTGATTTAACTACGATTCAATGTTCATGTATGTTTTGTTACTGTGGGTTCAGACAGAACGCAAAGGGAATTTTAGAGGCAGTGCGATTGAATATTAAGACAATGGAAGGCACAAATTAGCCAGGGGCAGCATAAACTGACCCAAAGACACATCTGCAACAGCTGAAAATATTTCAACAGCCACCGAAACAAACCCTGTGCCACCTGTGCCCTCAACTGTGGTAGATATTTGGCTCTAATAAGTGTTGAAAGTGGGTAAAAATCCATTAAAAAAGCTATAGAAAGGACAGCTAGTGCTTGTTGAATTACTCACCACTTCACTACAATAAAATTAACCTATAataagctctttttttttaatataattaccGGGGACTGGGATGAAAATAATTTTTGGAACATGATGAGAAAACTGGAAAAATTGTTTCCTGGTTACTTTATCAGAAGTGATGAATGTGCCACAGTGACTGTACCAGTCGAGCAGACAGTCAGGAATTCCCCTGGGGCTTTTTTCCTGAAAAACTAGAGATGAATcttcaaaagaaacaaaagtgaAAATCCTTCCTGTCCTTCTGGATGTCAGTTGTTGTAGGGAAGGGGCGGTCAGTTGACTCTGGCTGTATCCATAGAGAtaactggcacacacacacacacacacacacacacacacacacacacacacacacacacacacacacacacacacacacacacacgaaagagCAGTAGTTAAGCTGTGAACCAGAACTAAGCAGTACATAGAGGAACAGCTATAATGAGCAAAGCAAATGCAGATCAGTCGATTAGTCAACCaataaattaatcgccaactattttgataatcgatcagagtcaaaaaaaaaattatctgaaTCCAGATtcataaatgtgaatattttctagttccttgactcctctgtgacagtaaactaaatatcttatcatttttcaccattttctagACCAAAAAACTAATCGAGAAAACAATaagcagattaatcaacaatgaaaataattgttagttgcagcccttatATGCATACTAGACAATATATCAGCACAGTTGTCCGACTCACGTGGTCTGATCTTGATTGGCCAGATGAGGATGGAGCAGAGCGCCAAAGCCGCGACGACTGCCATGCCTCCCGTTACTATGACCATGATGTAATGATAGAACCACACACAGGCCGGACAGCACACCACAGtactgagagagacaacacaGTCTGTTAGAGCACGTCACAGTCAGAAACTAATGAATGGGCTGCTTTTGATCAGaccgcctgtgtgtgtgtgtgtgtgtgtgtgtgtgtgtgtgtgtgtgtgtgtgtgtgtgtgtgtgtgtgtgtactaaccGGCAAGGATGCAGAGCCTGGATGACCATCACAGCTAACCCATTAGCCACTTTATCAGTGAAACTCATGGCTCCATACACAAATGCTCCActttgctgcagagagagagagagagagagagagagagagagagagagagagagagagagagagagagagagagagagagagagagatagagagtgagATGgagataaagataaagataaagatagTGGATGATGTGAAAGGACACATAACGCCTcctatctctcacacacacacacacacacgcacgcacgtgcacacacactttACCGTTTGATCGCTGATGAGCTCCGCGGTCATGGAGAGCGATATGACCAGGATGGTGGCTGACCCCGCCCCCAGCAGCAAAGCGGCCCCGTACACCCGCTGACCCATCTGGCCATCCAACAGCACCCAGTAGGAGAAGGCCATAATCAGCAGCAGGCCCACGAAGTAGGTGAGCTGGACCAAtgggaagagagagacacagtcagtggtggaatgtaactaagcacatttactcaagtactgtacttaagtacaaatgttgaggtacttgtactttacttgagtcttttcttttcataccactttctacttctactccactacattcatatgacagctttagttactagttactttaacaattaagatttttgcacacaaaacacacgtagtttataaaatactatgttttattataaattaaactactcaACAATATAGCGGCCTACaaatacagctgaaatgattagaccaacacagaacagtttggatcgtttccagtttctaaaatgtgaggatttttctgcattaagtacttttactttgaatacgttaagtacattttcctgatgatacttacacacttttacttaagtaacattttcaatgcaggacttttacttgtaacagagtgtttttacagtgtggtattactacttttacttaagtaaaggatctgaatatttcttccacTACTGGACACAGTGTATGACAGGTGTGTTGCTGGTTCAAATCCGGCCCTGGTGAAAGTAATAATCAGCTTTTTACGGGGGGGAAAACGTCAAAGATATGCCCCCACCCatacactgaacaaagtcaatcaacgctgttctgctcatctacctcatgtatATTTCAATTTTTACAATAACagtattgttattaatatattaccattgcactgatgaactgccttgcactatatttatatttaaatcttaaatctcagactatactgatattgcactattccttccctctcttcaattgttattgtatatttcttgtaattttgtaaattatattgtattgttatactgtatacttaaaagtatttttttaatatttcttactgtcctttctgtttttctgtctttatatgttaaaggggtgatagaatgcaaaacagagtttaccttgtcatagttgaataacgacagttcggtgggtaaaatgtgcatacagagaacctcaaagtcccattgacacctctttcctatgcaaattGGGCACAggggggaggggctgtgtgtgtgtgtgtgtgtgtgtgtgtgtgtgtgtgtgtgtgtgtgtgtgtgtgcgcttcgctcgttgtaaaccaaccaatcagcgtgcagctcatctaaatattcatgagcataccacaTAAGGGAGACAACCTCTCGTTTCATTCTAGGGCTAtttcacagggttgcattaaggagcatagaacagcacccaggccattttcagcccaaccaatgttacataccctatcaggagaccttaaggaacagtgtgaaataccctatataatcaatcaatcattctatcacccctttaagtgagtgttgtactatGAGAGCAAAGTATTgaccggagtcaaattccttgtttgtttacgcaaacctggccaataaagctgattctgatatgGACAGGAGTGAGGTTTTACTTACACATTTCCCAATGAGTTTACTGACAGGCTTCATGATGAAGGAGGACAGGAAGCCACTCAGGTACATCACTAATGGGATGGTTGCGATGAACTTCTgttggagggagagaaagaatgaAATGAACAAACAGCTGAGGACAGACTGTAGCTAAGATGAAGAACACCACTCACACTGAGGTCACCATGAACTGATCACACTTACATAATGTGAAAAGAATGATTGTGGTTACCTTGGGCAGCTCCAGAGTGTTGATGAGATACATTGAGATGTATGTCTGAGACAGATTGACTATTAGCCTGGTAGACATGTAAAGTAAGGCCacctacagagacacacagcaaaacagatCTATCAGGCAGGTTTGCTGCAGGCAGTGAAAAACGTGCAACAAAAGACAAGACGTGGCGACTGTCAAGCTGTTGAAATAAGAACTGCTGATTAcagaaaaagctttttttttttttcaatctgcCAGTCCAAACACAAACCGATGTTTACCAAATTTCTTCctttccgatacctgaacttgcgtatcagccgataccgagtaccgatccaataccagtgttaaaaaaataaatatttaacgGTCCCatccatggcatgaaaatttcactttatgaggtttttttaacattaatatgagttcccccagcctgcctatggtccccaagtggctagaaatggtgataggtgtaaaccaagccctgggtatcctgctcaagggggtaagcttctcctcacaactcGAActtcctatggcgccattttgattctaccaagccatcacctcccgttagcatcccattgactgccattcattttgacgtcactttgacagcgaataactttacatctgaagcgtgtaaagactttatttgtccattgtttatttctaaagaaacacgacaatgtataaaaggctccattaccttgtacctcatgttatggctccgtagcagacatttttgtaaaaataggctaacgattgtgtcataaccacaggacttactgtcgcatagtagaggaattaccgtatagtacaggagaagctcgcaggcagtttcaacttacattagctgtttaagtgtaattactaatgttaactagcattttagttagcaataattagcctgtgcccatgttatctccttacatatacctacgctctccgtctctgcaagattgggaatgattgagatttctcttggcacagctaccagaagacttacaaggcttggaggctgctcagtaacgctcagccatcaccggaaaagtgcttctaatatccttcactggtctccgtccagaccaacaggatctgttggtccattctatatacagtctatgatcctACTCTCtgcttttgagaaaatgaaagctcatggcttgcaaacaagcaaagtggcagttggtcaaggccacacccccacccccaaccttgccccccccctctctcctcctcaatagcatttaaagctacagacacagaaatggcacatcctaaggaaaactcactgtgggactggctctagtggctgtaattctgcaccaaggctgaatttcgggaaagagacttcagatacagtattagaggaccactaaggtctatataaaagagacttcagatacagtattaggggaccactaaggtctatataaagagacttcagatacagtattaggggaccactaaggtctatataaaagagacttcagatacagtattaggggaccactaaggtctatataaagagacttcagatacagtattaggggaccactaaggtctatataaaagagacttcagatacagtattaggggaccactaaggtctatataaaagagacttcagatacagtattaggggaccactaaggtctatataaaagcatccaaaaagcagcatgtcatgggacaatatatatatatatatatatatatatatatatatatatatatatatatatatatacacacacacatacatacacacacacatatatatatatatatatatatatatatatatatatatatatatatatatatatatacatatatatatacatatatatatatatatatatatatatatatatatatatatacatatatatatatatatatatatatatatatatatatacacacacacatacatatatatacacacatatatatatatatatatatatatatatatatatatatatacacacacacacacacacacatatatacacatatatatatatatacatacatacatacatacatacatacacacatatacatatatatatacatatatatacatacatacatacatacatatatatatatatatatatatatatatatacacacacacatatacatacatatatatatatacacacacatatacatatatatatatatatatatacatacatacatatatatacatacatacatacatacatatatacatacatatatatatatatatatatatatatatatatatatatatacatatatatatatatatatatatatatatatatatatatataaaatgttaacagctgtatactactctccctgtatggatgtgatatgattgctatcaTTGTTGTACGGTCTGGCttaggttaaactctttgtaaaacatgaacaaacacagagAATGAATGCTAGAGAactttcatttaatatttactttggcagtcagtcataacggataaagaacataaactactttgatgtcaatatttttctgggctaaattacgtggtatcagatATCGGCATAGACTAACATACTcgccgataccagcattttaggcagtatcgaaggcttttccgatactggtaccGGTATCGGAACAACTCTAATACTAAGATATTCAGATCTGGTTTTACTGGTACAATCTTCCCACCTGGTAAAAAGAAGGCTGCTGCAGCCAACATCTCCACTGCAGAAGATACGTGGAGGTCCTCGGGCGGGGAAGCAGAGGCCTCcgctccccctcttcctcctcctcctcccctatCCTgttcctcccctcctctcctccggCCTCCCCTCCTGTTTCACGCCTCCTCTCTGTGATTCCCAggtggaagaggaggga
This Sander lucioperca isolate FBNREF2018 chromosome 9, SLUC_FBN_1.2, whole genome shotgun sequence DNA region includes the following protein-coding sequences:
- the LOC116057742 gene encoding major facilitator superfamily domain-containing protein 12-like, producing the protein MSDIEMSLPVLKKLSYAVGHFLNDLCASMWFTYLLVFYHSVLGFQNTNAGVLLLVGQIADGICTPLIGYESDRTPGCGNYGKRKTWHLVGTLSVVLSFAFIFNQCLGCGPLTPQWASLTYFIPFIIIFQFGWAATQISHLSLIPELVTCEHAKVELTAYRYAFTVIANITVYAVAYLLFHFQAGEDDDPLSDGLGPVDIPVFRNLAFIVLAIGALFSLLFHLGITERRRETGGEAGGEEGRNRIGEEEEEEGERRPLLPRPRTSTYLLQWRCWLQQPSFYQVALLYMSTRLIVNLSQTYISMYLINTLELPKKFIATIPLVMYLSGFLSSFIMKPVSKLIGKCLTYFVGLLLIMAFSYWVLLDGQMGQRVYGAALLLGAGSATILVISLSMTAELISDQTQSGAFVYGAMSFTDKVANGLAVMVIQALHPCRTVVCCPACVWFYHYIMVIVTGGMAVVAALALCSILIWPIKIRPLISMDTARVN